In the genome of Prosthecobacter dejongeii, the window TCTATGAAGGGCAGGGGCACGGCTTCTTCAATGCGGGGAAGGGTAACAACAAGTATTACCACGAAACCCTGCTGGCCACAGATCGCTTCCTGGTCTCCTTGGGATGGATCAAAGGAGAGCCCACTTTAGTCTTACCTCAGTAAATTTGATTCCAGGATTACACCCTAAGCTCGCGAAAGGTGACCTGCAGAGCTTTTTCTAGCTGGGGCAATTTCCATTTTTCCTTCGGGTGGATCAGGCATAGGGAAGTACCTTTTTTGCCTGCTCGGGCCGTTCGGCCACTGCGGTGGGTGTAGTATTCGAGTTGGTCGGGCAACTGATGGTGGATGACAAAAGCAAGGTCGGCCACGTCAATGCCACGAGCTGCCACATCGGTAGCCACCACAAACTGGACACGTTCTTTTTTGAAGGCTCGCATGACCTTGTCGCGCTCTTTTTGCATGAGGTCGCCTTGCAGCACATCCACGGGAAGGCCCAGGGCTATGAGTTCACGACAGAGAGTATTGGCATCAGCTTTGGTCCTGCAAAAGATCAAACCTCGTCCCTCCTTTTGGCGTTTGAGGAAGTCACTGATGAACTCAGTTTTTTCCTCTGGCTTAAGGATGACAAACCGATGATCAATATCCCGGTTCACCACGTGCCCTTGATCAATCTGGATGGTGTGCGGATGCGGCGCCATGCAGCCCTTAATCAGGGTATTGATCGCTTCTGGAAAAGTGGCGGAAAATAGCCAGGTGCTTTGCCTCTGAAGTGTGAGTTTCAGGATCTCCTGCAGCGCTTTCTTGAAGCCCATGCTTAGCATTTCATCGGCCTCGTCTAAGACCACATGCTTGACCGTTTCGAGCGAGAGTGATCGACGTTCGATCAGGTCCATGATGCGGCCTGGTGTACCGACTACAATGTGTGTGGGGCGGCGCAGAGCCTCTTCCTGGCGGTCCATATGGTCCCCCCCCGTGATCACTTCCACGAAAATTTTCGTCTCCACATGCTTCGTGAATCGGAAAAGCTGTTTGCCGATTTGTTTGGCCAACTCCCGTGTAGGAGCGACGACCAATCCCTGGATATGCCTCACTTTCGGGTCCACCTTCATCAGCAAAGGCAGTCCAAAGGCCGCCGTCTTCCCCGTTCCCGTTTGGGCCTGGGCCACGAGGTCGCTGCCATCTTTAAGCAGAAAGGAAATAGCTTTTTGCTGCACTTGGGTGGGCGTGAGGATACCCAGCTCCTCCAGCCCACGAATCAAGTCCTCACGGATGCCTAGCTCTCTAAATGTTTGCGACATATCCTTGCCTTCCATCAAGATGAGCCAGAATGCCAGCGGAATGCGATGTGGAGGTAATTCGGCTGTTAAGCGTGTGGATGGCTAACAAGGTCCTCCGCCAAGCGATCAAGCATGGATAACCAGCTAGGATAGGCCCCCGTGCGACGAGCGAGAGATTCCTTCACGTTCTGGTGGAGTGTCAGCCGGGTCGTGTTGTCGACGTTCGAAGTCAAAGTGATCGTGACGGTAGTTTCCGCAGGCCACTCAGGGTCATGACCTGCAAGGATAGGTAAAACCAAATTTCCCTGAGCATCGGCAATCGCCATTGTGTAAACAAGACGCTCATGCGGCACGATCTCCAAATAAGTGCCAAGACACCAGCAATCACCAAAGCTGGGATTACGGATGCGAGAGTGAAAACCCCCGCCAACCCTAAAATCAAACTTCGCAAAGTGAATTTCACATCCCTCTGGCGCATGCCAACGAGTGAGATGATCGCGATTGGTCCAGGCTTCCCAAACAAGTTCACGAGGTGCTTGGAAATGACGTGAAATGAAGATTTCACCCTGGGTAGGGTTGGATTGTGGTGCGTTCATTGAAGTAAAAAGTCCATTGAGTGATTAGGTTGGGGGCGTCTGAAGTTGGATGAGGAAGTCGTCTAAACGATCAAAGCTAACCTCCCAATGGCGGCGGTAGCTTTCCATCCAAGCCTGGGCTTCTTGTAGCGGACCCGCTTTCAGACTGATGGAATGAATTCGACCCTGACGATGGCGACAAATGAGCCCTGCATCCTCAAGCACACGAAGATGTTTGGACACTGCTGGCAGTGACATAGCATAAGGTTTGGCCAGATCCGTCACGCAGCATTCACCCCGGGAGAGGTGGTCTAGAATGTTGCGGCGCGTCGGATCGGCGAGCGCCGAAAAGGTAAGATTTAAAGCTCCAGTCTTACATTTAACCATTTGGTTAAATAAATCATAACAATAAAAAGACAAGTTTATATCCATTCTTTTTTACCAGCCCAATTTAGCCTTCTCAATCGCTGAACGAATCCTTACGCTGCTGCACATGAACCGCCAGACTGCCGCAGACTTTGATCAAGATCTCCTCAATCTTTATGATGATTACGCCCACGGTCGCTTAGACCGCCGTAGCTTTCTTGACCACGCCTCTCGTTTTGCCATCGGCGGAATCACAGCCGCGATGCTACTGGAGATGTTAAGCCCTAATTACGCGCTGGCCGAGCAGGTATCCAAAGATGACCCCAGAATCCAAACCAGCTATGTCGAATATGACTCACCCTTGGGTGCTGGCAGGATGCAAGGCTTGTGGGTAAAGCCAGTAAAAAGCAAAGCTAAACTCCCTGGAGTGCTGGTTATTCATGAAAACCGTGGACTCAATCCTTACATTGAGGATGTCGCTCGTCGTGTGGCCGTCGCCGGTTACGTCGCCTTTGCGCCAGATGCCCTGTTTCCTCTAGGCGGTTATCCCGGCAGCGATGACAAAGGCCGTGAAATGCAGGCACAACGAGATCCTGCCCAGATGACAGAAGACTTTATTGCTGCAGCCAAATGGCTAGCCAATCATCCTGACTGCAATGGCAAGATCGGAGTCGTTGGCTTTTGCTACGGTGGGGGTATGGCAAACACACTTGCCGTTAGGCTGCCTGAAGTGATCCGTGCTGCCGTACCCTTCTATGGCCGCCAACCTGCGGCTGAAGACGTGCCAAAAATCAAAGCCGCCCTACTGATCCACAACGCTGAAAAAGATCAAAAAGTCAATGAAGGCTGGCCAGCTTACGAAGTAGCGCTCCAAAAGTCGGGCGTTCATTACACCGCCCATTTATATCCGGGGGCCAATCACGGCTTCCACAATGACACAACTCCTCGTTATGATGAAAGCGCCGCCAAACTGGCTTGGGAGCGAACTCTTGCGTTTTTTAAAGAAACCCTCAAGGCCGAATGATGCGCCATCCGGCCCATGTTTCTCATTTCTTCTCAGCGAGGATTTTGGAAGCCTCCGCTGGGGTGATCTGGCGGAGAAAAATATTTCTCCAGCGTATCTCCCCGCCATGAGTTTGTAGCATGATGGGGCCACTGGCAGGAAACGGCAGCGTCTTATCCCAAAAGTTTTCCATCTTAGCCCGATCCACCACCAGCTTATCATTTAACCATACCCAGGTAAGATCGCCAATCTGGCGTATGCGAAAGCTATTCCACTCACCAAACGGTTTATCCGCAAGAACCAGAGGATCTCGACCTGGAGTTTTGGGCGTATTGTTAAAAAGGCCTCCTGAGCCGAGTCTGGGATGACGATCCGGCTTCTTCACATCATCAGGTTGATGGATATCCCAAATCTGGATTTGAGGGTTCCCTCGCAGGTAGATACCGCTATCCGCCTTAGCTACAGTTTTGTATTCGATGAGCAATTCCACATCACCAAAAGAAGCATCGGTCGTGGCATAAGGCCCCGTGCCAATGTTCACTAGCTCGCCATTCTCCACACGCCAATGCTGCGCAAATTCAGCACGCATTTTTTGAAGAGCAGTCTCCTTTTTCTCCCCTGTAAGTTTAGTCACAACATGGGGATTAAGCCCATGCCAGCCCTCAAGATCGCGACCATTGAAGATCGCCTGAAAACCAGGCGGAGGAGTCGGTTCTGCAGCAAGCGCGGCCATGGAGATGGAAAAAACAATCAATAGCAAAGATGTGCAAAACAACATTTTCATTACACCAGAATAAACGCAACTTTGCCAGCTTCCATGCATGCAACAGTCGCTGAGACACCGCTTTTTATGTCGTGGAAAGGAATAGCAACTGGGGCATGTACCCAGACCCACGTCACGCTTCAACGGAGCCACGATTTTTATGTCGTGGAGAGTCACTCCATAGAAGTGATCTAAAACTTTTCTCGCTAGCTTCAACGGAGCCACGATTTTTATGTCGTGGAGAGCACCCACATCCACGGCAGTTACACGATCCCCCACGACAGCTTCAACGGAGCCACGATTTTTATGTCGTGGAGAGCTACCCCGAAACTATCCCCTCAGCCTACGCTGAAAACGCTTCAACGGAGCCACGATTTTTATGTCGTGGAGAGCCTCGATGCCGTTGACCGCGTTGTTCGCGTTCGGGTTGCTTCAACGGAGCCACGATTTTTATGTCGTGGAGAGGTGAGGTAGTGCAGGGTGCGCTTCCCCTCCTGGTCGAGCTTCAACGGAGCCACGATTTTTATGTCGTGGAGAGGCGCGGTGTCGTCTCCTGCAAGTTCTGCGGGTGGCTGGCGGCTTCAACGGAGCCACGATTTTTATGTCGTGGAGAGCTGCACAAGCCGGAAGTAGCGCAGCCATTGCAAACTCATGCTTCAACGGAGCCACGATTTTTATGTCGTGGAGAGCCGAACTCCGCGCCGCTCAGCGCAAGCTGGACGAGGCGCTTCAACGGAGCCACGATTTTTATGTCGTGGAGAGGCGGTGCAGTTTTGGCCAAATGCGCAAGCAGGTGTAGGGCTTCAACGGAGCCACGATTTTTATGTCGTGGAGAGGGGAAGCTGATTGATAATCGAGTGAAGCCATGAAAACAGCTTCAACGGAGCCACGATTTTTATGTCGTGGAGAGCACTGGCACAGCATTGGATATTGAGGCTGACACTTGGGCTGCTTCAACGGAGCCACGATTTTTATGTCGTGGAGAGATTGCTCCGCGCTCGCCGGTGGTGCCGTGGTTGGAGCTTCAACGGAGCCACGATTTTTATGTCGTGGAGAGTGGATGTGAGTGACAACACCTGGAAGCTCACGGATGCGCTTCAACGGAGCCACGATTTTTATGTCGTGGAGAGTGCCCCTGGTTCTGAATTTGAAGGATCTCGTGTTCGAGCTTCAACGGAGCCACGATTTTTATGTCGTGGAGAGACAAAGATCGAACGCCGCCAGAGCTTCCCGAAGGGGCAGCTTCAACGGAGCCACGATTTTTATGTCGTGGAGAGCCGCCGTCAATGTCCATGTCAGCAAGGCCGATCCACTCGCTTCAACGGAGCCACGATTTTTATGTCGTGGAGAGTAGGTTGCGGGAGTTGGAGAACAAAACATTACAATTTAGCTTCAACGGAGCCACGATTTTTATGTCGTGGAGAGCTGGTGCAGGAAGTTCCCCTGGCTGCGGAACTCCGTGCTTCAACGGAGCCACGATTTTTATGTCGTGGAGAGAGCGGGTGGAGGCTGCGCTGGCCGCTCTGCCGGCATTAGCTTCAACGGAGCCACGATTTTTATGTCGTGGAGAGCCCAGATTACCCGAACATGTATGCGGTGGACGTCCAGCTTCAACGGAGCCACGATTTTTATGTCGTGGAGAGTTTCCAGACCATTGCTTTATCTGTCTTCACTTCCTCTCGCTTCAACGGAGCCACGATTTTTATGTCGTGGAGAGCCTTTGCGCAGCGGATGGACGCCGCAAGGGTTTCTTCGCTTCAACGGAGCCACGATTTTTATGTCGTGGAGAGTTGATGATGCTGTATTTGCGAGCCACATCCAGGTTATCGCTTCAACGGAGCCACGATTTTTATGTCGTGGAGAGTTCCTCAGAAGCTGACCGAATTAGATCCGCCCTCGCTGCTTCAACGGAGCCACGATTTTTATGTCGTGGAGAGATCGGCGGCCTCTTCAATCTCGTAGGCACTACGACTCGGCTTCAACGGAGCCACGATTTTTATGTCGTGGAGAGAGGGTGGCTACTCGCAGGTTTACCCAGCCACACGTCCGCTTCAACGGAGCCACGATTTTTATGTCGTGGAGAGTAGCGAAACCGAGGGCCTGACGTTTCGCAATCCGTCGCTTCAACGGAGCCACGATTTTTATGTCGTGGAGAGAACCACATCGTGGTAGATGCCAGCAATGCATGTGCCCAGCTTCAACGGAGCCACGATTTTTATGTCGTGGAGAGCTAACGGGCTCAAGATGCGAATCACCCTCAGCGACTCCGCTTCAACGGAGCCACGATTTTTATGTCGTGGAGAGCTTGCCAAACTCAACCCGCAGAAAGTATGAGCAAAATGCTTCAACGGAGCCACGATTTTTATGTCGTGGAGAGCCCTTATGCCAACCAAACCCAAGCGACAACATATCAGGCTTCAACGGAGCCACGATTTTTATGTCGTGGAGAGATCCCAGTCTTTAGCTGGTCGAGAAAGTTTTAGAATAGCTTCAACGGAGCCACGATTTTTATGTCGTGGAGAGAAGCCCGAGGCCGCAGGCACCGGCACCGCCTCCCGGGTGGCTTCAACGGAGCCACGATTTTTATGTCGTGGAGAGCTTCCAGAAGATATCCGCTCTCGTTTCACCTTTGACCAGCTTCAACGGAGCCACGATTTTTATGTCGTGGAGAGTCATTTATATGACGAATAGTAAACACGCCATGACACACGCTTCAACGGAGCCACGATTTTTATGTCGTGGAGAGTTGCTGAGGATGTGCTGACGGAATCTTACCACCACACGCTTCAACGGAGCCACGATTTTTATGTCGTGGAGAGCGCTGCCGTAGGGGGTGGTGATGGACGTCACCGGCGAGAGCTTCAACGGAGCCACGATTTTTATGTCGTGGAGAGCCACCGAAAACAAAGTTGTCCTCCACATCCAGATCAGCTTCAACGGAGCCACGATTTTTATGTCGTGGAGAGGTAGGGCTTCCGCGTTGTTCATCGCTCCAATCATCACGCTTCAACGGAGCCACGATTTTTATGTCGTGGAGAGGAAGCGGTCGAAGACGGGACGGCGGGTGAAGGTGCTGCTTCAACGGAGCCACGATTTTTATGTCGTGGAGAGGTGCTGGACGTGGCCACGTCGGGAATCCTGGTGGTCAAGCTTCAACGGAGCCACGATTTTTATGTCGTGGAGAGCTGCGACCTCGAAGTCCTCCATTCCCGACCATGAACGGCTTCAACGGAGCCACGATTTTTATGTCGTGGAGAGATCACCTTGCCATTTTTGATAACGGTCAGGTGCGATGCTTCAACGGAGCCACGATTTTTATGTCGTGGAGAGGACACCCACGCTAAACCCGCTACAACTCGCGAGTATGTAGCTTCAACGGAGCCACGATTTTTATGTCGTGGAGAGTCCTGGATAGGGCCAGACGTAAGCCCAAACATCGCCTTTGCTTCAACGGAGCCACGATTTTTATGTCGTGGAGAGTGTGCATGGATTCCAGCCATTTATCCTTGGAAAGAGCTTCAACGGAGCCACGATTTTTATGTCGTGGAGAGGGCATTCCATAGTGGTACGAATTTTCCCGCCACGCAGGCTTCAACGGAGCCACGATTTTTATGTCGTGGAGAGCACATGGCAAGCCGTCCCAAAGAAAAACGACCGCCTTGCTTCAACGGAGCCACGATTTTTATGTCGTGGAGAGGGGTGTCGCGGATGACTTCGCCGTCTTCGGAGATGATGCTTCAACGGAGCCACGATTTTTATGTCGTGGAGAGACCGAACTCCGCGCCACTCAGCGCAAGCTGGACGAGGCGCTTCAACGGAGCCACGATTTTTATGTCGTGGAGAGACAAGGTTGTCACCGACTGTCTGCTCGTAGGGAAAGCTTCAACGGAGCCACGATTTTTATGTCGTGGAGAGCTGCTATGGCTTGCCCTCAGCGGTGGCCTAGTCACCATGCTTCAACGGAGCCACGATTTTTATGTCGTGGAGAGATCCGTGCAAGACTGCAACCTCAGCGCCAACCCCGCCGCTTCAACGGAGCCACGATTTTTATGTCGTGGAGAGCTGATGGAACGCAGGTTGCAGAGACGCAGCGTTATCTGCTTCAACGGAGCCACGATTTTTATGTCGTGGAGAGTTGCGCAGGGAGTTTGAGGAGGCGGCAAAAATTTTTGGGCTTCAACGGAGCCACGATTTTTATGTCGTGGAGAGGCCGCCTGGAATGCTCATCCATCGTCGGGGAGCATGGCCGCTTCAACGGAGCCACGATTTTTATGTCGTGGAGAGAAGGGGAGCGAACGAAAGTTCTAACGGTTTTATAGCCTGCTTCAACGGAGCCACGATTTTTATGTCGTGGAGAGGGCTTTCTGTAAGAGATGCTTTCGATAACTATCTTAAATGGCTTCAACGGAGCCACGATTTTTATGTCGTGGAGAGAAAAGCCCGTGGGCTTTACCACGGGCTTTTGAATGGCTTCAACGGAGCCACGATTTTTATGTCGTGGAGAGCTGTGGGATGCTGACCCCAGGTCGAACGGAGCACGGGCCGCTTCAACGGAGCCACGATTTTTATGTCGTGGAGAGGGGCCGTAGTATTGCGGCCTCAACCACACGGGAACGAAGCTTCAACGGAGCCACGATTTTTATGTCGTGGAGAGGCCCAGGCCAAACTGGTGCAGGCCTTCATGTCGTGAGCAGCTTCAACGGAGCCACGATTTTTATGTCGTGGAGAGAACGGGGCCAATCTGTTCATCGGCTGCAACGCGGGGTTGCTTCAACGGAGCCACGATTTTTATGTCGTGGAGAGTTTCACACGCGTTGGTGGCCGGGCCGATCAGCACAGCTTCAACGGAGCCACGATTTTTATGTCGTGGAGAGGGGCATAAAAAAGGAAGGTTTCGGATTCGCAGAGGTGCTTCAACGGAGCCACGATTTTTATGTCGTGGAGAGATTTTGATCGTCTTTTAAGTATCTCCACCGTTTTTTTAAGCTTCAACGGAGCCACGATTTTTATGTCGTGGAGAGGCGGCAAGAGGGTTTCTAGGGTGTGGGTCATGGCTTTTGCTTCAACGGAGCCACGATTTTTATGTCGTGGAGAGCCCACAATGGGAGATCGAGGGGCATGGACTGCCAGGCGCTTCAACGGAGCCACGATTTTTATGTCGTGGAGAGTTTGCAATACCAAAATACCCCCCATAGCTACCCCATGTAGCTTCAACGGAGCCACGATTTTTATGTCGTGGAGAGCCGCAGTTCGTGATTCTTCTTCACCCGGTCCGGAATGGCTTCAACGGAGCCACGATTTTTATGTCGTGGAGAGTTTTGGAAAAACGCTACAAGGTTTACGTGCTTCGTGCCGCTTCAACGGAGCCACGATTTTTATGTCGTGGAGAGGGGGTGCCGGGAAAGTTGATGGACGGTTGAATGGCTCCGCTTCAACGGAGCCACGATTTTTATGTCGTGGAGAGTTCCCACCGATCATGAAACTGGGCGACTTCTCCGCATGGCTTCAACGGAGCCACGATTTTTATGTCGTGGAGAGTCTTTGAAGACCTGCCCGACCAGCAGCTCGCACGGCAGCTTCAACGGAGCCACGATTTTTATGTCGTGGAGAGCCTGCCGCATCAGGAGCGTCAATGGTGACCACGCGCTGCTTCAACGGAGCCACGATTTTTATGTCGTGGAGAGTAAAAAGCCTGATAACTTGCCTGATGGCGTGGAGTGGCTTCAACGGAGCCACGATTTTTATGTCGTGGAGAGTCTCCAACGACGTGAAGAACCAACTCCGCTCCGCAGGGCTTCAACGGAGCCACGATTTTTATGTCGTGGAGAGATGGCCTTTGTGTAAATGTGCCTGAAACTTCAAGGGTTGCTTCAACGGAGCCACGATTTTTATGTCGTGGAGAGCCGGCAGGCCGCTTTGGATGCTGCGCACGGAGCCTTGCTTCAACGGAGCCACGATTTTTATGTCGTGGAGAGCTCGCTCTCGCTGTTCCCGCACCACTCCGCCACCTGACCGCTTCAACGGAGCCACGATTTTTATGTCGTGGAGAGGCAGAGATTCAAAGATGTATTTCCCATCATCAAAAGAGGCTTCAACGGAGCCACGATTTTTATGTCGTGGAGAGTAGTAGCCGGTGGCGCTGAAGTTGCCTTGCTCCGTGATTCCGCTTCAACGGAGCCACGATTTTTATGTCGTGGAGAGCCCAGGAACTCATCCCACTCCGAGCTCTCCATGAACTCGCTTCAACGGAGCCACGATTTTTATGTCGTGGAGAGAGTCGCTTTATAAACCTCGTATGCATGGGCTATCCAGAGGTATTTTGCGAGTGGTGCGGAAATTGCCAGCATTAGATAGGATCGCTCTTCAGTTTGAGCGTATTAAACTGCTGATAATGAACACGCGAGTGGCTGCGGAGGGTGCGAGCGGGACTTGACCGCTCGAAGAAGTTTAAAATGTCAAAGAACAAAGTACGTGGGTGTTCTACACCACGTAGCAAGGCGCATCAAATCTGGAATAGGGAAGCCCCAGCGCTGAAATGACGCGATCTCCGCGCCCTTCGGAGGGACCTAGTGAAACGAAGAGCACTTGGTCTTCATCATGTTTGATGACTTCTTTTAGCGTGCGCTGCAATTGAACGAGCTCGCGGGGATTCAAGTCGCATTCGAAAACGGAAAACTGCAGGTGAGTTCCGTGATCTTTGCATATTTTGAAAACTTTTCTCAGACGTCGGTCATTGGAAATGTCATAACACACAAGATAGGTATGTCTTGAGCTGGGGCTGTTATTACGGGCAGACATGGGAATTTACCGGGTGACCATGGGGATGTAGTCGGGGATTTCTCCGGTTAGCCAGCGTGCTAGGAGACGGGCTTGGAGTTCTAAGACGCGGCGATAGCTGACTTTGTAGTCGAAAATGGGGTGCGTGATGAGGGTGTTCATTCGCTGTTCATAGGCCTGGAAGAAGGCTTTGCGGCCGATGGGCGTGAGGTTGACGGCATCCCCGGCGCGGACGAAGTGACCTGGGGTGATCATTCGATTATTAATGGCGGTGAGGACGGCGCTTTCGGCGATGAGGGGACGGAATTCTTCCATCAGGTCGAGGGCGAGGGCGGGGCGACCGTGGCGGGGTTGGTGATAAAAGCCAATGTAGGGATCGAAGCCGACGGCGAGGGAGGCGATGGTACAGTCTTTGGCGAGGAGGCTGTAGGCGAGTGATAAGAGGGCGTTGACGGGATCGGTAGGGGGACGGCGGCGACGTTGGTTGAAGTCGAAAGTGAATGTTTCTTTTTCGGTTCTTAGCTTTTTCTGTAATGCGGTGCTGATGTCTAAGCCGGGGATGTCATCGTCGGGGTCGTTTTGGCCGATTTTGATCATTCCGGATAGATTTTGGAAGTAGAGGGCGGCGGCGGCGCCTTCCATGCCGAGGAGTTCATCGAGACCTCGGGCGTCGGGGACGCGGCCAGCGATTTCTTTCATGCCCCGGATGGCGGTGCTAGGGGGATCAATGTGCAGCCGCATGAGCATGGTGCGGTGGTTGCGGATTTTGGCCTGGACGATTTTGCGGGCGAGGGCGAGGCACTGGACGGGGTTGCTGGCGATGGCGAACTGGCGGATGCGGGTGTGGACGTTTTTGAGGCCGTAGAACCAGCCGCCCATGCTGAAGTAGGCGATGGGGATTTCTTGTTCGCAGAGTTCTTGGATGGCTTGGGTGGTGAGCTGGATGTTGCCGAAAAGGGAGACGTGGGTGACGTCGCTAAGGCGGATTTCGTCGAGGGTAGTGTCTCCGTCTTTGATGGTGAGGCGTTCGGATTTGATGCCGACGCGGCAGCCTTGGGTGTTGAGGTAAAGGGCGCGTTCGTCATCGCGTGCGGCGATGAGGCGACGTGGGGGCAGGGGAATGCGTGTGGGCGAGGGTGGGTTTTCGGGAAGGCGAGCGTTGGTGGCGAGAAGGCGTGTTTCGTCGGGTAGGCAGACGGGAGCGAGTGAGCAACGGACGCACTTGGGGCTGTTGATGAGGGGTGGCGGCATCGTGGGGGATGCGGCGGTGCGGCGGGCTTCGGCGATGTTTTGGATGATCCAGGTTTCGACCTCGGGGGTCATCTGGAGTTTGACTCGCTGTTTGGTGGCGCGGTAATAGATGACGCCTTCGTTGCAGTGGTAGCCGTTGTCGCGGAGGACGAGGATTTGGAGGCCGAGTTGCATTTTGTCGGCGTCCCAGAGTTCGTTGGCTTCGGGGCCGATGCGGGGGGAGCCGACTTTGTAGTCAACGGGGGTGACTTGTTGGACTTTGTGTTGGTGGAGTTTTACATGGAGGAGTTGGGGCTGTGGAACGGCGGTGTCCGTGATGTCGGGCGATGTTGAGTCTGTGGGTGGGGCTGCGAAGAGGTCTGGCTGGTCGGTATTGGGGAGGGCTTTTTTGGTTGTCTTTTTGGTTAGG includes:
- the yghX gene encoding YghX family hydrolase; the protein is MNRQTAADFDQDLLNLYDDYAHGRLDRRSFLDHASRFAIGGITAAMLLEMLSPNYALAEQVSKDDPRIQTSYVEYDSPLGAGRMQGLWVKPVKSKAKLPGVLVIHENRGLNPYIEDVARRVAVAGYVAFAPDALFPLGGYPGSDDKGREMQAQRDPAQMTEDFIAAAKWLANHPDCNGKIGVVGFCYGGGMANTLAVRLPEVIRAAVPFYGRQPAAEDVPKIKAALLIHNAEKDQKVNEGWPAYEVALQKSGVHYTAHLYPGANHGFHNDTTPRYDESAAKLAWERTLAFFKETLKAE
- a CDS encoding 3-keto-disaccharide hydrolase — its product is MAALAAEPTPPPGFQAIFNGRDLEGWHGLNPHVVTKLTGEKKETALQKMRAEFAQHWRVENGELVNIGTGPYATTDASFGDVELLIEYKTVAKADSGIYLRGNPQIQIWDIHQPDDVKKPDRHPRLGSGGLFNNTPKTPGRDPLVLADKPFGEWNSFRIRQIGDLTWVWLNDKLVVDRAKMENFWDKTLPFPASGPIMLQTHGGEIRWRNIFLRQITPAEASKILAEKK
- the cas2 gene encoding CRISPR-associated endonuclease Cas2; the protein is MSARNNSPSSRHTYLVCYDISNDRRLRKVFKICKDHGTHLQFSVFECDLNPRELVQLQRTLKEVIKHDEDQVLFVSLGPSEGRGDRVISALGLPYSRFDAPCYVV
- the cas1 gene encoding CRISPR-associated endonuclease Cas1 → MNASYYRTARALHQHPAALWDLEYLYEPLPIPEDHPELDLFGFQRASHPHNAPTAVLSTREPHLTKSAANDSLPARQLNEYIYCPRLFYYEHVEGIFLDNADTERGSAIHQKIDRGRGALPKAQNPDAAPNPTPSADNTPTPPESAAPPETETIHSRSAMMSSERLGVVAKMDLIEVQMALIPQSTHNWQPQSTANLTKKTTKKALPNTDQPDLFAAPPTDSTSPDITDTAVPQPQLLHVKLHQHKVQQVTPVDYKVGSPRIGPEANELWDADKMQLGLQILVLRDNGYHCNEGVIYYRATKQRVKLQMTPEVETWIIQNIAEARRTAASPTMPPPLINSPKCVRCSLAPVCLPDETRLLATNARLPENPPSPTRIPLPPRRLIAARDDERALYLNTQGCRVGIKSERLTIKDGDTTLDEIRLSDVTHVSLFGNIQLTTQAIQELCEQEIPIAYFSMGGWFYGLKNVHTRIRQFAIASNPVQCLALARKIVQAKIRNHRTMLMRLHIDPPSTAIRGMKEIAGRVPDARGLDELLGMEGAAAALYFQNLSGMIKIGQNDPDDDIPGLDISTALQKKLRTEKETFTFDFNQRRRRPPTDPVNALLSLAYSLLAKDCTIASLAVGFDPYIGFYHQPRHGRPALALDLMEEFRPLIAESAVLTAINNRMITPGHFVRAGDAVNLTPIGRKAFFQAYEQRMNTLITHPIFDYKVSYRRVLELQARLLARWLTGEIPDYIPMVTR
- a CDS encoding ArsR/SmtB family transcription factor, producing MDINLSFYCYDLFNQMVKCKTGALNLTFSALADPTRRNILDHLSRGECCVTDLAKPYAMSLPAVSKHLRVLEDAGLICRHRQGRIHSISLKAGPLQEAQAWMESYRRHWEVSFDRLDDFLIQLQTPPT
- a CDS encoding SRPBCC family protein, which gives rise to MNAPQSNPTQGEIFISRHFQAPRELVWEAWTNRDHLTRWHAPEGCEIHFAKFDFRVGGGFHSRIRNPSFGDCWCLGTYLEIVPHERLVYTMAIADAQGNLVLPILAGHDPEWPAETTVTITLTSNVDNTTRLTLHQNVKESLARRTGAYPSWLSMLDRLAEDLVSHPHA
- a CDS encoding DEAD/DEAH box helicase — its product is MSQTFRELGIREDLIRGLEELGILTPTQVQQKAISFLLKDGSDLVAQAQTGTGKTAAFGLPLLMKVDPKVRHIQGLVVAPTRELAKQIGKQLFRFTKHVETKIFVEVITGGDHMDRQEEALRRPTHIVVGTPGRIMDLIERRSLSLETVKHVVLDEADEMLSMGFKKALQEILKLTLQRQSTWLFSATFPEAINTLIKGCMAPHPHTIQIDQGHVVNRDIDHRFVILKPEEKTEFISDFLKRQKEGRGLIFCRTKADANTLCRELIALGLPVDVLQGDLMQKERDKVMRAFKKERVQFVVATDVAARGIDVADLAFVIHHQLPDQLEYYTHRSGRTARAGKKGTSLCLIHPKEKWKLPQLEKALQVTFRELRV